The region GGAGAGTGCTGTCACGAGCGGGACAGCGCCCAGTGACGGCCCCGCGATCAGGTCGCACGATTCGTCGACTCGTTCCGCGAGACAGTCCGTGATCGCGGCGAGAAGCTCGGGTCGCGTTTCGAACACGTACTTATCGACGTAGTAGTCGGACATCGTGTCGTCCGACAGCCGGAAACTCCCTCGCTTGATGGCGCCACTTTTCTCGATCCGGGCTGCGATATCAGTCATCACCTCCTCATTGGACGAACGGTGGTATAGTAGTGATTACCGAACGTTTTTAACCGCCTATCAGCTTGTTATAGTCTCTCATGGAAGATCCTCCCTACACGGACTCCGTCGATCTGGATCGCATGCAGCGCCGTCTAGACGAAATCATGAGCATCGGGAAAACCGAAGAGGGAGGGGTTACGCGGCTGGCGTACTCCGAGGAGGAGAGTGAGGCGTTCGAGTACGTCAGATCGGAACTGGACGATTCGCTCGAGATACGCACGGACTCACTCGGGAATCTCTACGCGAGTCCGGACCTGGACTCCGCAGAGACCACACTCGTCGGGAGCCATCTCGATTCCGTCTACAACGGTGGGCGACTCGACGGAGCACTCGGAGTCGTGGTTGCCATGGAAGCCATGGATGTCGTCGAAACGGCCGAGACGAGTTCAGCGGTCCCCCCTACTCTCGTCGTGTTTCGGGGCGAAGAATCGGCCCGGTTCGGCAGCCATACGATCGGTAGTCGAGGAGCACTCGGGATGTTGACGGTCGAGGATTTTTCCCGAGCCGATCAGAACGACGTTCCGCTTTGGTTGGCGATGCAGCGTGATGGCCACCAGCCCTCCGACCTGTCCGAACCGATGCTAGATCTCTCACGGGTCCGTCGGTTCTACGAGACGCACATCGAACAAGGACGGGTCCTCGACGAGTCTGACAACGATCTGGGGATCGTGACGAGCATCCGTGCCCCTGTCCGGTACAACGTGACGGTCGAGGGCGCGTACGATCACTCTGGGGCGACCCCGATGGACCTGCGGGAGGACGCCCTGGCGGCGGCCGGGGAGATGATCACCGCCGTCGAACAGGTTGCCTCAGATACTGGCGCCGTCGTGGCGACAGTCGGCGATATCACCGCCCGCGACGGCGCGATAAACAAAGTCTGTGGAGAGGTGGCCTTTCCGTTAGACATCCGGAGTGACGAGGTTCCATCTCGGGACGAGGTCGAGCGCGGTATTTTGAACGAGTTTTCACGGATCACTGATAGACGCGACGTGACGGTCTCGAAAGAAGAAATCGACCGGTCCGATCCGGTCTTGCTCTCGAAAAATGCCATCGACGAACTTACAGACGCGGTATCTGCTACCGGCGCGGAGTATCTGCAGCTTCCCAGCGGGGGTGGCCACGACGCCATGAACTTCCAGCAAGCAGGCATCCCGACTGGAATGTTGTTCGTCCCGAGCGTCAGGGGAATCAGTCACAGTCCAGAGGAGGAGACGTATCCCGAATCCATCCGGTCTGCAGCGATTGCGACGGCACATGTGTTAGCTAATCCTGACGCGTAAGAAGGAGCGGAATGCAGCGGGAGCGCACCCTCCCAGAGAACGAGCGTATATCGGCTACGGACAAACAATTATTGACTGTTTCACTGGTTACTGACCGGGAAGTGTCCCTGTCGTTGATCTCTGGGAGTGGTGTTTTCGTCGCGACTCCGTGATATCGCGCTTAGATGTAACGACCGAGTATTTGCACATCAGTGCAATCGACGCCATCGCATGGAACTCGGCAGCGAGCCTGCAAGAGAGCTAGTCAGGTGGGACAGATCGTCAGCCGGAACGTGGCAGCTCAGTTTGAGAGTCGGGTGCGGGCCCGACTGGTTAGAGCGTACCGGCGCAGTCGTCACCGACGTATCCACCGACTCGTGCCGACGAGGTCCTCCCCGTCTTGTTCCTTCCTGAGGAGCGCTTGGGTCATGTGGCCGGCGTGCTCGGCGTGGCGGTGGTAGGCGAGTTCGTCGAAGAGGTCGTGGTAGACCTGCATCCGGGTTGGGCCGGAGTCCTCTGGTGTCGTCCCCATGGTCGGGTGGTGTGAGAGGAGGGCAAAAGGGGTGAGCCATGGGCGGAGTGGAAGTGAAAGTGGACCGAACGTGAGCAGAATTCAGAAACCCCATTGCCAACCTCACAGTGACAGAGGGTGACTACGTGAGTTGGCGGGTGTTTTGGAATATTTGCAGAAAGCCTCGACATCGTCTTTGTTGGCATCGCTCTGTTCGCGGCGCTCGAGAACTAATGTTGCTACCAAGACCTTTCGAAACCCCCGACACCTCAGTACTCGTACAACGAAACCACGTACGGCAGCCGATTCAGCATCCAAATCGCCACCGGGAGGCCGATAATCGTGATCGCCAGCAGGGCCGCCAGATTCCCCCACAGAAACCCGAGCCACCAGCCGATGAAGACGAAATACACCGCACGAACCAGAACCGAGGGCTGGTCCGTCGGCGTCTCCGGGTCGATGTCTCGCTTTGGCTGCAGAATCAGCACCCTCGGGACGTTGTTGACCAGCATAATCCCGACCGGGATGCCGACGACAGTCGCGAAGAAAAACACCGCGACGTTGACCAGGATGGGCGTGGCCCACCAGCCGATGAAGACGAACCAGAGCAGTCGAACCGGTAGCGAGTGGTCTTCCATAGCGCGTGTAGGTGGGAAGCACTGAAAACCCTGCCGCGGTAGGAACCCGAGCGGAGTCGGGGGCTAGACCGCTTCATCACCCCGTCGGGTAGAGTTGTGGACGAATCTACGCCGCCAACTTCTCGCGGAACGTCTTCTTGACCTTCTCGATTTTCGGCTGGGCGTGCATCGAGCAGTAGGCGTCGTTGGGGTTCTTTTTGAAGTAGTCCTGGTGGGGCTCCTCAGCGCGGTAGAACGTCTCCAGTCGCTCGATTTCGGTCACCACATCGTCGTCGTAGCCGCCGGATTCCGCCAGCGCCTCGACGAACGACTGCGCCAGTTCGAGCTGCTCGTCGTCGTGGGCGAGCACGATAGAGCGGTACTGTGAGCCCACGTCCGGCCCCTGCCGGTTCAGCTGTGTCGGGTCGTGGATGGTGAAGAAAACCTCCAGCAGTTCCTCGTAGCTGATGGTCTCGGGCTCGTACTCGAGCTGGACGACCTCCGCGTGGCCAGTTTTCCCAGAGCAGACCGCTCTGTACGTCGGATTCTCGGTGTCGCCGCCGGCGTAGCCGGAGGTGACTGATTCGACGCCATCGAGCGGTTCGAGCGCCGCTTCGATACACCAGAAACAGCCACCGCCGAACGTTGCTTTCGCGGTCATACACGACTGTTGGGGCGCTGGGCGTATGTAGTTGGCGCGGGCACACCCCAAGAGAGCGAGAATCCACCGTATGAGCCCGCCTGCTCGCCCTCCTCTCGGTTTTGGGCTGCTCGTCCCAGACTGGCGCGCTGGTGGCTCGGAACGCGTGGGCAGGACCTGCTCGGCATCATCATCTTCGTCGCCGGCTACAGGCTGTCGCGCTGGCTGGTATGGCGACGATGGCTCCGGGATGTCTCCTCGTCGGCCCCGATAGCTAACGGCGAGAACAGAAGTTTAAAGCGGCGTTCGGACCGAGTGGTGCCAAGAGATGCTTCCGCTCCAGGTCATCGACAGTTTCCTGCTCAACTACGAGATCGGGCAGGTGCTGTTGCTCGTGTTCGTCCTGGGAACGCTGGGCCTGTTTCCGCTCGGCTCCCGAAAGGTGCTCGGCCTCCACTTCACCAGCTTCGGGCTACTGTTCCTCCTGACGCCCCAAGCGATTAACTCCAAAATCTATCTGTTCATCGGGCTCTCACTGCTCGTGCTCGGCCCGATGCTGTTCACGACGGGCGACGACTGAAACCGGTCGCAGCACACGACCTGCCGTATTCACGAGAGTCTCGCTCTCGTGAGCCACCCAGAACGCATCGCGTTCTGGTGACGAGCGTGTAACTCACCGAACGCCACCTTTTTCGTCCGGTCCTCGATATCCACAGCCATGCGAACCGTCCGGGCCCCCGCGACAAGCGCCAATCTCGGCAGCGGCTTCGACACGTTCGGTGTCGCCCTCGGGCGCCCGGCCGACGTCGTCCGCGTCGAGCGCGCCGAGTGCACCACCATCGAAGTGACCGGCGCCGGCGCCCAGTATATCCCTGAAGACCCGGACCGCAACACCGTCGGCGCCGTCGCGGAGGCGCTCGACGCCCCTGCACACATCCAGATCGACAAGGGCGTCCGGCCCGCGTCCGGGCTGGGCTCCTCAGCGGCCTCGGCAGCGGGCGCCGCCCTTGCGCTCAACGATCTCTACGACCGCGGCCTGAGTCGGCAGGAACTGGTCGGCATCGCCGCAGAGGGGGAAGCAGTCGTCGCCGGCATCGCCCACGCCGACAACGTCGCGCCCGCGCTGCTGGGCGGCTTCACCATCGCCACCGCTGACGGCATCCACTCCGTTCCCGCGAACATCCCGCTGGTAGTCTGTCTCCCCGAGGAACCAATTTCCACCCGCGACGCGCGCCGGGTAGTCCCCCAGACCGCGACCATCGAGGAGCTGGTCGAGACGGTAGGAAACGCCTCGACGCTGACGCTCGGGATGTGTCGCTCTAACCCCGAACTGGTGGGGAGGGGGATGGCCGACGAGGTCGTCACCCCGCACCGCGCGGCCCTCATCGACGGCTACGACGACGCCGTCGCGGCCGCCGAGGAGGCGGGCGCCCACGGCGTCACCGTCAGCGGCTCCGGCCCCGGCGTACTCGCGGTCTGTCCGGCCGACGCGCGCCGTGACGTGGCCAGTGCGATGGTCGGCGCGTTCGGAGAGAACGGTGAGAACGCACGCGCCTACCGAACGTGGGTCGGGAGCGGCGCGGAGATTCTGTAGAGACACCAGGACTCCGAAACGACGAACAACCCGGCCGACCTACGCTTCTCGCAGTCGCTCGTAGGCCTCGTTCACCTGCTGGAACGTCTCCTGGTCCCCGCCATCGGCGTCGGGGTGGACCTCCTTGACCCGTTCGCGGTAGGCCTGTCGCACCGTCGCGGGTTCGGCGTTGGCGTCGACACCGAGGATTCTGGCGGCCTCGCGGCGGGCGAGTGCGTCGCTGGACTGTGTGCGTCGGCGCCCGCGTTCCGCACCCGCTCGTGCTCGGCCGCGCCCAGCCCGAGTGCGCCCCCTCGTGGCCCGCTCCCGGGCTTCCTCGGCGAACCGACTCCGGCCACCGGGCTCGCGTTCGCCACGGGTAGCTCGTGCCTGTCGCGCTTCTTCCGGCGTGACGCGGCGGTACCCCCCGAACGGGGCCCGCCCAGTCGCCCCCATAAAGACGAGATACGCCGCGACGCCGAACGGCACCGCAAGCACGAGGAGGAACGGCTGTCGCGCGAGGGCGACGACCGCCAGCAGCACCGCCAGCCCGGCGAACACTCCGGCCAACACGATGCCGACGGTGTCACGGTCGAACTCCACAGTGCGGGTAAGGAAGCCGGACACCTAAGCCCCTCGCCGGGGGAGGCCGATTCGAAGTTAGCGGTGGCGGTTCAGCCGCTTTTTGAGGTTCTTCGCAGCCTCACCAGCTGCGGCGAAGTACGCCTCCTCGGGCGTATCCATCCCGTCAGAGGGCCCTGAGACGGTGTTCCGGCCTACCTCTTCGCCGGCGAAGATGATGCCGCGTGAGGAATTGACGACGCCCACGTCCTGTCCGTTCCACGTGGTCAGGCCGTGTTCGATGGCCGCTTCGGCGTCACCGCCCTGTGCGCCAACGCCGGGCACGAGGAAGGGAATCTCCGGGACGGACTCGCGGAGCTCCTCCAGTTCCTCGGGCGCAGTGGCACCGACGACGAGGCCGATGTTGTCGTGCTCGTTCCAAAGCTCCGCCAGCGCCGCCACGCGCTGGTAGAGTGGTTCGCCGGAAGCGAGTTCGAGCCCCTGCAGGTCGGCGCCGCCGGGGTTGGAGGTACGACAGAGGACGAAAATCCCCTTCTCCGGCCGTTCGAAGAAGGGTTGGAGTGAGTCTTGCCCCATGTAGGGGTTGACGGTGATAGCGTCCACCTCGTCCAGAATCTCGGCGTACTGGCGCGCGGTGTTGCCGATATCGCCCCGTTTTGCGTCGAGCAGAACGGGCACTCCTTTCCCGTGAGCGTAAGCCACGGTCTCCCGGAGCGAGCGCCACCCCTCGGCGTCCTCGTAGAACGCGGCGTTTGGCTTGTAACAGGCGGCGTGCTCGTGGGTGGCGTCGATGATTCGGCGGTTGAACGCCCAGCGCGGCATATCGTGGTCATCGAGGAAGCCAGGGAGGCGATCCAAGTCGGCGTCGAGACCGACGGAAACGACGCTATCTACCTCATCAATTCGAGCGGCGAGGTCGTCGAAGAAGGACATACCGGGAGCGCGTACCCG is a window of halophilic archaeon DL31 DNA encoding:
- a CDS encoding Peptide methionine sulfoxide reductase msrA (PFAM: Peptide methionine sulphoxide reductase MsrA~TIGRFAM: Peptide methionine sulphoxide reductase MsrA~HAMAP: Peptide methionine sulphoxide reductase MsrA~KEGG: nph:NP0038A methionine sulfoxide reductase A) → MTAKATFGGGCFWCIEAALEPLDGVESVTSGYAGGDTENPTYRAVCSGKTGHAEVVQLEYEPETISYEELLEVFFTIHDPTQLNRQGPDVGSQYRSIVLAHDDEQLELAQSFVEALAESGGYDDDVVTEIERLETFYRAEEPHQDYFKKNPNDAYCSMHAQPKIEKVKKTFREKLAA
- a CDS encoding Homoserine kinase (TIGRFAM: Homoserine kinase~HAMAP: Homoserine kinase~KEGG: hla:Hlac_2302 homoserine kinase~PFAM: GHMP kinase; GHMP kinase, C-terminal) produces the protein MRTVRAPATSANLGSGFDTFGVALGRPADVVRVERAECTTIEVTGAGAQYIPEDPDRNTVGAVAEALDAPAHIQIDKGVRPASGLGSSAASAAGAALALNDLYDRGLSRQELVGIAAEGEAVVAGIAHADNVAPALLGGFTIATADGIHSVPANIPLVVCLPEEPISTRDARRVVPQTATIEELVETVGNASTLTLGMCRSNPELVGRGMADEVVTPHRAALIDGYDDAVAAAEEAGAHGVTVSGSGPGVLAVCPADARRDVASAMVGAFGENGENARAYRTWVGSGAEIL
- a CDS encoding hypothetical protein (KEGG: hbo:Hbor_00940 hypothetical protein); this translates as MEDHSLPVRLLWFVFIGWWATPILVNVAVFFFATVVGIPVGIMLVNNVPRVLILQPKRDIDPETPTDQPSVLVRAVYFVFIGWWLGFLWGNLAALLAITIIGLPVAIWMLNRLPYVVSLYEY
- a CDS encoding heat shock protein DnaJ domain protein (KEGG: hmu:Hmuk_1805 heat shock protein DnaJ domain protein~PFAM: Heat shock protein DnaJ, N-terminal~SMART: Heat shock protein DnaJ, N-terminal); protein product: MSGFLTRTVEFDRDTVGIVLAGVFAGLAVLLAVVALARQPFLLVLAVPFGVAAYLVFMGATGRAPFGGYRRVTPEEARQARATRGEREPGGRSRFAEEARERATRGRTRAGRGRARAGAERGRRRTQSSDALARREAARILGVDANAEPATVRQAYRERVKEVHPDADGGDQETFQQVNEAYERLREA
- a CDS encoding Orotidine 5'-phosphate decarboxylase (PFAM: Orotidine 5'-phosphate decarboxylase, core~TIGRFAM: Orotidine 5'-phosphate decarboxylase, subfamily 2, core~HAMAP: Orotidine 5'-phosphate decarboxylase~KEGG: hut:Huta_0923 orotidine 5'-phosphate decarboxylase); amino-acid sequence: MSFFDDLAARIDEVDSVVSVGLDADLDRLPGFLDDHDMPRWAFNRRIIDATHEHAACYKPNAAFYEDAEGWRSLRETVAYAHGKGVPVLLDAKRGDIGNTARQYAEILDEVDAITVNPYMGQDSLQPFFERPEKGIFVLCRTSNPGGADLQGLELASGEPLYQRVAALAELWNEHDNIGLVVGATAPEELEELRESVPEIPFLVPGVGAQGGDAEAAIEHGLTTWNGQDVGVVNSSRGIIFAGEEVGRNTVSGPSDGMDTPEEAYFAAAGEAAKNLKKRLNRHR
- a CDS encoding amidase, hydantoinase/carbamoylase family (TIGRFAM: Amidase, hydantoinase/carbamoylase~KEGG: nmg:Nmag_4001 amidase, hydantoinase/carbamoylase family~PFAM: Peptidase M20) codes for the protein MEDPPYTDSVDLDRMQRRLDEIMSIGKTEEGGVTRLAYSEEESEAFEYVRSELDDSLEIRTDSLGNLYASPDLDSAETTLVGSHLDSVYNGGRLDGALGVVVAMEAMDVVETAETSSAVPPTLVVFRGEESARFGSHTIGSRGALGMLTVEDFSRADQNDVPLWLAMQRDGHQPSDLSEPMLDLSRVRRFYETHIEQGRVLDESDNDLGIVTSIRAPVRYNVTVEGAYDHSGATPMDLREDALAAAGEMITAVEQVASDTGAVVATVGDITARDGAINKVCGEVAFPLDIRSDEVPSRDEVERGILNEFSRITDRRDVTVSKEEIDRSDPVLLSKNAIDELTDAVSATGAEYLQLPSGGGHDAMNFQQAGIPTGMLFVPSVRGISHSPEEETYPESIRSAAIATAHVLANPDA
- a CDS encoding hypothetical protein (KEGG: hbo:Hbor_07850 hypothetical protein), which encodes MLPLQVIDSFLLNYEIGQVLLLVFVLGTLGLFPLGSRKVLGLHFTSFGLLFLLTPQAINSKIYLFIGLSLLVLGPMLFTTGDD